A single genomic interval of Nocardioides palaemonis harbors:
- a CDS encoding acetyl-CoA C-acetyltransferase, whose amino-acid sequence MPEAVIVSAARSPIGRANKGSLKDFRPDDLTALVVQAALDKIPALDPTTIEDLLLGCGLPGGESGNNMARVVTTLMGLEVPGATVTRYCSSSVQTTRMAFHAIKAGEGDVFVSAGVETVSRFAKGTSDHLPGTRNPLFEAAGARTDELAQGGQDWHDPREDGQLPDIYIAMGQTAENVARLRGLDRKELDEFAVRSQNLAEKAIADGFWEREITPVTTPDGTVVTKDDGPRAGVTYDAIAGLDPVFRPDGVVTAGNCCALNDGAAAVVVMSDTRAAELGLTPLARIVSTGVSGLSPEIMGLGPVEATRNALKHAGMSIDDIDLVEINEAFAAQVVPSYQDLGIDLDRLNVNGGAIAVGHPFGMTGARLQNTMLNSLDWHDKSTGLITMCVGGGQGMALILERMS is encoded by the coding sequence ATGCCCGAGGCAGTGATCGTTTCCGCAGCGCGCTCCCCCATCGGCCGCGCCAACAAGGGCTCGCTGAAGGACTTCCGCCCCGACGACCTGACCGCCCTGGTCGTGCAGGCCGCGCTCGACAAGATCCCCGCCCTCGACCCCACCACGATCGAGGACCTGCTCCTCGGCTGCGGCCTCCCGGGCGGCGAGTCCGGCAACAACATGGCGCGCGTGGTGACGACGCTGATGGGCCTCGAGGTCCCCGGTGCCACCGTGACGCGCTACTGCTCGTCGTCGGTGCAGACCACGCGCATGGCGTTCCACGCGATCAAGGCCGGCGAGGGCGACGTGTTCGTCTCCGCCGGCGTCGAGACGGTCTCCCGCTTCGCCAAGGGCACCTCCGACCACCTCCCCGGCACCCGCAACCCGCTCTTCGAGGCGGCGGGCGCCCGCACCGACGAGCTCGCCCAGGGCGGCCAGGACTGGCACGACCCCCGCGAGGACGGCCAGCTGCCCGACATCTACATCGCCATGGGCCAGACCGCCGAGAACGTCGCCCGGCTGCGCGGGCTGGACCGCAAGGAGCTCGACGAGTTCGCCGTCCGCTCGCAGAACCTCGCCGAGAAGGCCATCGCCGACGGGTTCTGGGAGCGCGAGATCACCCCGGTCACCACCCCCGACGGCACCGTCGTGACCAAGGACGACGGCCCGCGCGCGGGCGTGACGTACGACGCCATCGCCGGCCTCGACCCGGTCTTCCGCCCCGACGGCGTCGTCACCGCCGGCAACTGCTGCGCGCTCAACGACGGCGCAGCTGCGGTGGTGGTCATGTCCGACACCCGCGCCGCCGAGCTCGGCCTCACGCCGCTCGCCCGCATCGTCTCCACCGGCGTCTCGGGCCTGTCGCCGGAGATCATGGGCCTCGGCCCGGTCGAGGCGACCCGCAACGCGCTGAAGCACGCCGGCATGAGCATCGACGACATCGACCTCGTCGAGATCAACGAGGCCTTCGCCGCGCAGGTGGTGCCGTCCTACCAGGACCTCGGCATCGACCTCGACCGGCTCAACGTCAACGGCGGCGCGATCGCCGTCGGCCACCCCTTCGGCATGACCGGCGCCCGCCTGCAGAACACGATGCTCAACAGCCTCGACTGGCACGACAAGTCCACCGGCCTCATCACGATGTGCGTCGGCGGCGGCCAGGGCATGGCGCTGATCCTCGAGCGGATGTCCTGA